One stretch of Enterobacter sp. RHBSTW-00994 DNA includes these proteins:
- a CDS encoding bacteriocin immunity protein, translating into MEILNEFYSEHRSSPSTTSDELEIYLDNLLDILAVLVGTGGVSDFIYYPDTSENDSPEGALNEIIKWRESQGLPLFKDSWVIE; encoded by the coding sequence ATGGAAATCTTGAATGAATTTTATTCAGAGCATAGATCATCGCCATCGACTACTAGTGACGAGCTAGAAATTTATTTGGATAATCTTCTAGATATTCTGGCTGTACTGGTTGGAACTGGAGGAGTCAGTGACTTTATATACTATCCAGATACATCTGAAAATGATTCACCTGAAGGCGCATTGAATGAGATAATTAAATGGAGGGAATCTCAAGGGCTTCCATTATTTAAAGACTCCTGGGTTATAGAATAA
- a CDS encoding TonB-dependent copper receptor has product MSVSPGYGVCSRVVFPPLLFITCCIFVGSVEADEVMTVTAPENNSGKIVTSTWSPRQPVPASDGADLLKTIPGFSVLRSGGSNGDPVLRGMFGSRLNILADGASIQGGCGSRMDTPTSYIVPKSFDTLTVVKGPETVLWGPMGSAGTLRFERQPETFSTPGIKGNADLLQGANGRSDQNLNTAFGNENGYIRLDGNNSIADDYKDGHGQRVPGLWRKWSSNAVLGLTPDDDTLIEMGAGDGNGKARYAGRMMDGSRFARQSTTFKLEKYHLSEHISQLNWQGYYNDTDHVMDNYTLRDVSGPDRKSEVGGVTWGSRLSLEWEKDATVLTSGSDFMHKTHRKKKAGSWQDDAVFRQIGIFSELRQGISRASTVITGVRIDHYDVDNKNAESGMARKSNLPGVFARYEYTFPDMPLMLYSGIGHTERFPDYWELFSGKAGKNSFNRINPEKTLQWDSGLQMNGPNASFWASVYAARIINYILFDYTNDQSSAYNVNAATWGGELGGNWHVSAHWMLEGSLNYSWGENTTADQALPQMPPLEGRLGINYSHALWNTGLIWRMVASQYRVALDQGNVTGKDLGPAAGFGVLSWNAKYIITPELTVSAGIDNLFDKYYSEHLNLAGAKQFGYSTHEKIAEPGRTWWLEASYAF; this is encoded by the coding sequence ATGTCTGTGAGTCCAGGGTATGGCGTTTGTTCCCGTGTGGTATTCCCCCCCTTGCTGTTCATTACATGCTGTATTTTTGTTGGCTCTGTAGAGGCTGATGAAGTAATGACCGTAACAGCACCTGAGAATAATTCCGGTAAGATCGTGACCTCAACCTGGTCGCCTCGTCAGCCCGTTCCGGCAAGCGATGGAGCCGACCTGCTGAAGACCATTCCGGGTTTTTCCGTGCTGCGCAGTGGCGGGAGTAATGGCGATCCAGTATTGCGTGGCATGTTTGGTTCCCGGCTTAATATCCTTGCGGATGGTGCTTCCATTCAGGGGGGATGTGGTTCACGCATGGATACGCCAACGTCATATATCGTCCCCAAAAGCTTTGATACTCTGACTGTTGTAAAAGGTCCGGAAACGGTTCTGTGGGGGCCGATGGGCTCTGCGGGAACGCTGCGCTTTGAACGCCAGCCTGAGACGTTTTCTACGCCCGGAATAAAGGGCAATGCTGACTTATTGCAAGGGGCTAATGGCCGTTCTGACCAGAACCTGAATACCGCGTTTGGCAATGAGAACGGTTATATCCGTCTTGATGGCAACAATTCCATTGCTGATGATTACAAGGATGGCCATGGTCAACGAGTGCCAGGGTTGTGGCGAAAATGGAGCAGTAACGCCGTCCTTGGCTTAACACCGGATGACGATACCCTGATAGAAATGGGGGCGGGGGACGGTAATGGTAAGGCCCGCTATGCCGGGAGAATGATGGATGGCAGTCGATTTGCCCGGCAAAGTACAACATTCAAACTGGAAAAATATCACCTCAGCGAACATATTTCACAACTAAATTGGCAAGGCTATTATAACGATACCGATCATGTGATGGACAATTACACATTACGTGATGTCTCAGGCCCGGACCGAAAAAGCGAAGTCGGTGGAGTAACATGGGGAAGTCGTTTAAGTCTGGAATGGGAAAAAGATGCCACAGTATTAACGTCAGGTTCGGACTTTATGCACAAGACGCACCGGAAAAAAAAAGCGGGAAGCTGGCAGGATGACGCCGTATTCAGGCAAATTGGCATTTTCAGTGAATTACGGCAAGGGATAAGCAGGGCAAGTACGGTTATCACCGGTGTTCGTATAGATCATTACGATGTTGATAATAAAAATGCCGAGTCTGGCATGGCCCGCAAAAGTAATTTACCCGGCGTATTTGCGCGTTATGAATATACTTTCCCTGATATGCCCCTGATGCTGTATAGCGGTATTGGGCATACCGAACGTTTTCCTGATTACTGGGAACTCTTTTCCGGAAAAGCGGGTAAAAATAGCTTTAATCGCATTAATCCAGAAAAAACGCTCCAGTGGGATAGCGGTCTGCAAATGAATGGCCCAAACGCCAGTTTTTGGGCTTCCGTCTATGCGGCGAGGATAATCAACTATATTCTGTTTGATTATACTAATGATCAGTCAAGCGCATACAATGTCAATGCTGCCACGTGGGGTGGAGAATTGGGCGGTAACTGGCATGTCTCAGCGCACTGGATGCTGGAAGGCAGCCTTAATTATAGCTGGGGAGAGAATACAACCGCCGATCAGGCATTACCGCAGATGCCTCCTCTGGAAGGCCGTCTTGGTATCAACTATTCTCATGCCTTATGGAACACTGGACTGATTTGGCGGATGGTAGCCAGTCAGTATCGCGTTGCGCTCGATCAGGGAAATGTCACTGGGAAAGATTTGGGGCCAGCGGCAGGTTTTGGCGTGTTATCATGGAATGCGAAATATATTATTACGCCAGAGTTAACCGTGAGTGCTGGTATTGATAACTTGTTTGATAAATATTATAGCGAGCATCTGAACCTGGCAGGTGCTAAACAATTTGGCTACTCTACGCATGAAAAAATAGCGGAGCCAGGAAGAACCTGGTGGCTGGAAGCGAGCTACGCATTTTAA
- a CDS encoding DUF4123 domain-containing protein — protein MSNLSFSLAAQHLIHSSDVSVFALVDGLQYERYFGEELSAQKSTAIPLLDSWPDSRIAFARPWLIRMNETMEIREQLEALETALPGVSWIVSGSMPEELVTHLQRYMNAELPDGRAALLRVQDPRVQVRLGTMLNCQQHREMTGLMREWLTTVDGKVWSFKQREFIC, from the coding sequence ATGAGCAACCTCAGCTTCAGTCTTGCTGCGCAACACCTGATTCATTCCTCAGACGTTTCAGTCTTTGCTCTGGTGGATGGGCTGCAATATGAGCGGTATTTCGGTGAAGAACTGTCAGCTCAAAAATCGACGGCGATCCCCCTGTTGGATAGCTGGCCGGATTCGCGTATTGCCTTTGCCAGACCGTGGCTAATCAGGATGAATGAAACAATGGAAATTAGGGAGCAACTGGAAGCCCTGGAAACCGCATTACCCGGCGTATCCTGGATAGTGTCAGGCTCCATGCCGGAGGAGCTGGTTACGCATTTACAGCGATATATGAACGCAGAACTTCCGGACGGACGGGCGGCTTTACTGCGTGTTCAGGATCCGCGGGTTCAGGTCCGTCTGGGGACGATGCTGAACTGTCAGCAGCACCGTGAAATGACAGGTTTAATGCGTGAATGGCTGACAACAGTGGACGGAAAAGTCTGGTCATTTAAACAAAGGGAATTCATATGCTGA
- a CDS encoding VasL domain-containing protein, whose translation MTTHSERHLKTGGDPRLLTDYARLRDEMNKLTHPARPDVNWEYAEKLCLSLFEHNGVELQTAAWYTLARTQLAGLYGLNEGLAILEALVSRQWGALWPQPVHARMEILSALSKRLQQTMRTLTLTYAGLSQLYQAEAHLNTLGELLQRLELKHASQLDALCTLMHNAAVRLENSDNTPQTGVTIPGEVSTIEPPEPVKWVYVALPEPQPKVTVVTEQAPPAKPWKPFAAGMLTMLVLAGTAGWGWQMMRQKDPAQAQFAATLAPLPAALSAEQLRSLRQQPLPSEPGIRQTQQQLERLSQSAPDQPFRYGDGLVRQALALWPEQAKLLAQQWQQQVAGAALPVENLTGWHQGMAQLQQLANQLNALDEKRGKYMTVSELKSQVFAVTQSFNRAIPVEEQLRQLAAIPEGQPRPEAWQSQTEQHLQQLIARYTLLRQKTPE comes from the coding sequence ATGACAACACATTCTGAACGCCACCTGAAAACCGGCGGTGACCCGCGTTTGCTTACGGATTACGCCCGCCTTCGCGATGAAATGAACAAACTGACCCATCCGGCGCGCCCGGATGTTAACTGGGAGTATGCGGAAAAACTCTGCCTGTCGCTGTTTGAGCACAACGGCGTGGAGCTGCAGACCGCGGCCTGGTATACGCTTGCCCGCACACAGCTCGCCGGGCTGTACGGCCTGAACGAAGGGCTGGCGATACTGGAAGCGCTGGTATCCCGGCAGTGGGGCGCACTGTGGCCGCAACCGGTTCATGCGCGGATGGAAATCCTCAGCGCGCTCAGTAAACGGCTGCAGCAGACGATGCGCACGCTGACCCTGACGTATGCCGGTTTGAGCCAGCTTTACCAGGCGGAAGCGCATCTGAACACTCTGGGCGAGCTGTTACAGCGGCTGGAACTGAAGCACGCCAGCCAGCTCGATGCCCTGTGCACCCTGATGCATAACGCGGCAGTACGCCTGGAAAACAGCGATAACACGCCGCAGACCGGGGTGACAATACCGGGGGAGGTCAGCACCATTGAGCCACCTGAGCCGGTGAAATGGGTGTACGTGGCGTTGCCTGAACCCCAGCCGAAGGTGACGGTGGTGACGGAACAGGCCCCGCCCGCAAAACCCTGGAAGCCGTTTGCCGCCGGGATGCTGACCATGTTGGTGCTGGCAGGCACTGCGGGATGGGGATGGCAGATGATGCGCCAGAAAGACCCGGCGCAGGCGCAGTTTGCGGCAACCCTCGCACCGTTACCCGCCGCCCTGTCTGCTGAACAGCTCCGCTCGCTCCGGCAACAGCCGCTGCCATCGGAGCCAGGTATCCGCCAGACGCAGCAGCAGTTGGAACGACTCTCACAGTCAGCGCCCGACCAGCCATTCCGCTACGGCGACGGCCTGGTGCGGCAGGCCCTCGCGCTGTGGCCGGAGCAGGCAAAACTGCTGGCGCAACAGTGGCAGCAGCAAGTGGCAGGCGCCGCGCTACCGGTGGAAAATCTCACCGGCTGGCACCAGGGAATGGCGCAACTGCAACAACTGGCGAACCAGCTGAACGCGCTGGATGAAAAGCGCGGTAAGTATATGACGGTCAGTGAACTGAAATCGCAGGTGTTTGCCGTGACGCAGTCGTTTAACCGTGCCATTCCGGTGGAGGAGCAGCTTCGGCAGTTAGCCGCCATACCGGAAGGGCAACCCCGACCCGAAGCGTGGCAGAGCCAGACGGAGCAGCACCTACAGCAGCTTATTGCCCGTTACACCCTGCTGCGTCAAAAAACACCGGAGTAG
- a CDS encoding IS3 family transposase (programmed frameshift) — protein MRKVRFTEHQIIAVLKSVEAGRTVKDVCREAGISEASYYNWKAKFGGMEASDIKKMKDLEDENRRLKQMFADLSLECRALKDVIEKKPLKPAIKRELVSYLTAQFAMSLRQACRTLSLSRTVFRYQPDTRRDEPVIMALTVAAERYPRYGFKKLFQVLRRQGNAWNHKRVHRIYCLLKLNFRRKGKQRLPVRNPAPLATPEAMNQSGSIDFMHDALVCGRRFRTFNVVDDYNREALAIEIDLNIPAQRVVRVLDRIVANRGYPLKMRMDNGPERVSLTLAQWAEEHGVMLEFIRPGKPTQNAFIERFKRTYRTEILDFYLFRTLNEAREITERWLAEYNSERPHESLNNLTPEEYRLMAETPEISKSAWN, from the exons ATGCGCAAAGTCCGATTCACCGAACACCAGATCATCGCCGTTCTGAAGTCTGTCGAAGCCGGACGTACCGTCAAGGATGTCTGCCGCGAAGCCGGTATTTCCGAAGCCAGCTATTACAACTGGAAAGCGAAGTTCGGCGGTATGGAAGCCTCTGATATCAAAAAGATGAAGGACCTTGAGGATGAAAACCGCCGGCTGAAACAGATGTTTGCGGACCTGAGTCTCGAATGCCGCGCCCTGAAAGACGTTATTGAAAAAAAGC CTTTAAAACCAGCGATAAAGCGTGAGCTGGTCAGCTATCTGACCGCACAGTTTGCCATGAGCTTACGTCAGGCCTGCAGGACGTTATCGCTGAGCAGGACGGTATTTCGTTATCAGCCGGATACGCGACGTGATGAGCCGGTGATTATGGCGCTGACCGTGGCGGCTGAACGCTATCCGCGATACGGATTTAAAAAGCTTTTTCAGGTACTGCGCAGGCAGGGCAACGCCTGGAACCATAAAAGAGTTCACCGTATTTACTGCCTGCTGAAACTGAATTTTCGCCGTAAGGGAAAACAGCGCCTGCCGGTGCGCAATCCGGCTCCGCTGGCTACACCAGAGGCGATGAACCAGAGCGGGTCCATCGATTTTATGCACGATGCGCTGGTGTGTGGCAGACGTTTCAGGACCTTCAACGTGGTGGATGATTATAACCGGGAAGCGCTGGCGATCGAAATTGACCTGAATATCCCGGCGCAGCGGGTTGTCAGAGTGCTGGACAGGATCGTGGCAAACCGCGGATATCCGCTGAAGATGCGGATGGATAACGGTCCGGAGCGGGTCTCGCTGACGCTGGCACAATGGGCAGAAGAGCATGGTGTGATGCTGGAATTTATCAGGCCCGGCAAGCCAACACAGAATGCCTTTATCGAACGATTCAAGCGGACGTACCGGACAGAAATACTGGATTTTTATCTGTTCAGAACCCTGAACGAAGCACGTGAAATTACAGAGCGCTGGCTGGCTGAATATAACAGCGAGCGCCCCCATGAATCCCTGAATAACCTGACGCCGGAAGAATACCGGCTGATGGCTGAAACCCCGGAAATCTCAAAAAGTGCGTGGAACTAA
- a CDS encoding response regulator transcription factor, whose protein sequence is MEVRIAIADEYTLIRRGVLSMIMNIPATTKSTYTDTKFTVTGDASTPTELLVLLSKNAIDILFLGFSLATYQSPNPLSGMDGVLLIKWLNHKYPKLKIVVLSPYKNKLLVRMAMEAGAKAYISRDICEKTLWRTLISVTNDEVYIERELMNSLFRNTKQDNQELTPREIDVLRMLCKGLNLTDIAQQMHLSNKTVSAHKLRAMEKLGVQSDCQLYCLMAKMQMFDIAI, encoded by the coding sequence ATGGAAGTAAGAATTGCTATTGCGGATGAATATACCTTGATTCGCCGTGGCGTGTTATCAATGATTATGAATATACCTGCAACGACAAAATCCACATATACTGATACAAAATTTACCGTTACCGGCGACGCCTCTACCCCCACGGAGTTGCTGGTATTGCTGTCAAAAAATGCAATTGATATTTTGTTTCTCGGGTTTTCATTGGCCACGTATCAAAGTCCAAATCCACTGAGTGGCATGGATGGTGTATTACTTATAAAATGGCTCAATCATAAATATCCCAAACTTAAAATTGTGGTGCTGTCACCTTATAAAAATAAATTATTGGTTCGTATGGCAATGGAGGCCGGAGCAAAAGCTTATATCAGTCGTGATATTTGTGAAAAAACACTTTGGCGGACCCTTATTTCAGTTACCAATGATGAAGTTTATATAGAACGTGAATTGATGAATTCACTTTTTCGTAACACAAAGCAAGATAATCAGGAACTTACTCCCCGAGAAATCGATGTCCTAAGAATGTTATGCAAGGGTCTGAACCTGACTGATATCGCTCAGCAGATGCATTTAAGTAATAAAACAGTGAGTGCTCATAAGTTACGAGCAATGGAAAAACTGGGGGTTCAGAGTGATTGTCAACTCTATTGTCTGATGGCCAAAATGCAAATGTTCGATATTGCCATTTAA
- the tssE gene encoding type VI secretion system baseplate subunit TssE, whose protein sequence is MDRKSPSLYEILTGNFTGDLPLEAVNEEDQVILSVLDNIQSILNARAGTLSHLPDYGLPDMTKILQGMPGTAHELIETLAGVLLKYEPRLQSLNVTLLEQQVPGELRYAIDAELKGIGLVRYGTDFMPEGRVLIRHLKQQQYLDTRATI, encoded by the coding sequence ATGGACCGTAAATCCCCATCTTTATATGAAATACTTACTGGCAACTTTACAGGGGACCTTCCCCTTGAAGCTGTAAACGAAGAAGACCAGGTCATTTTATCCGTGCTGGATAACATCCAGAGTATTTTGAACGCCCGGGCCGGGACCCTATCCCATCTCCCAGATTATGGTTTGCCGGATATGACCAAAATTCTGCAAGGCATGCCCGGGACAGCCCACGAGCTGATCGAAACGCTGGCCGGTGTCCTGCTCAAGTATGAACCTCGTTTGCAGTCACTCAATGTGACCCTACTCGAACAGCAAGTACCAGGTGAGTTGCGCTACGCCATTGACGCAGAACTGAAGGGTATCGGCCTGGTACGCTACGGCACCGACTTTATGCCCGAAGGCCGGGTGCTTATCCGCCACCTGAAACAGCAGCAGTACCTCGACACCCGCGCCACCATCTAA
- a CDS encoding Tox-REase-5 domain-containing protein: protein MVVVTGGMGGAAAGSVGVAGGSSGTATFPGAGNHGGWEEDDMSYPGSGSAQSRSQGGFDYQGKQYDPILNEPMAVSAETHGDFWEDDMDHSETVSYEGVETRAGAQAKTDEKTCENCPAEGKVIPMVRRCSRWSEVTISYQTRICGTFYNPKTKQIKEFKYCGVSFDGWKDKLCQFWEAKARYDQFFDAFGDPKGWWKGYKSGLSQAGRHQAVATVNQPLKVVWIFMQPVSYRYFSKMFKDFKDIITRWVP, encoded by the coding sequence ATGGTGGTGGTAACAGGGGGAATGGGCGGGGCCGCAGCCGGAAGTGTCGGTGTGGCCGGTGGCTCAAGCGGAACAGCAACCTTTCCCGGAGCTGGAAATCATGGAGGCTGGGAAGAAGATGATATGTCTTATCCGGGTTCAGGGAGTGCGCAGTCCCGGAGTCAGGGAGGATTTGATTATCAAGGAAAACAGTATGATCCCATTCTGAATGAACCGATGGCCGTCAGCGCGGAGACACACGGTGATTTCTGGGAAGACGATATGGATCACTCAGAAACGGTAAGTTATGAGGGAGTCGAGACCAGGGCAGGAGCACAGGCGAAAACAGATGAAAAGACCTGTGAGAACTGCCCAGCAGAAGGAAAAGTGATACCGATGGTGAGGCGTTGTTCGCGCTGGAGTGAGGTGACGATTAGTTACCAGACGAGAATATGTGGCACGTTCTATAATCCAAAAACTAAACAGATAAAGGAATTTAAGTATTGTGGCGTATCGTTTGATGGCTGGAAAGACAAATTGTGTCAGTTCTGGGAAGCTAAAGCGAGATATGATCAGTTTTTTGATGCTTTTGGTGATCCTAAAGGCTGGTGGAAAGGCTACAAAAGTGGCTTGAGTCAAGCTGGAAGACATCAGGCTGTTGCGACAGTTAATCAACCTTTAAAAGTTGTGTGGATATTTATGCAACCAGTGAGTTATCGGTATTTTTCAAAAATGTTTAAAGACTTTAAGGATATAATCACAAGGTGGGTGCCATGA
- a CDS encoding bacteriocin immunity protein, whose product MNDYTEDEFIEFLHEFRRATRKNNSLKGKELDTYLDKFMDHFIVITEHPKQGDLIAYPESPEAREPKNIIKIVKEWRKSQGLPLFKDS is encoded by the coding sequence ATTAACGATTATACTGAAGATGAATTCATCGAATTTTTGCATGAATTCAGACGAGCAACCAGGAAGAATAATTCTCTAAAAGGGAAAGAATTAGATACTTACTTAGATAAGTTCATGGACCATTTTATAGTTATTACTGAGCACCCTAAGCAAGGAGACCTAATAGCCTATCCTGAATCACCAGAAGCTAGGGAACCAAAGAATATTATTAAAATTGTGAAGGAGTGGAGGAAATCGCAAGGGCTTCCGCTTTTTAAAGATAGTTAG
- a CDS encoding DNA-binding domain-containing protein, which yields MTTENPFFARLKAGIATGSLTLNAARSLAHLVDGKLFLVSPGIFKQYHKETCGDAGDKWTQTQKDFQKLKLHLRGEDGINIWNCTVKGPRSTRTLRGYLLGDTATKELTESALIADNPFLRLEITLFQKTSGI from the coding sequence GTGACAACGGAGAATCCCTTTTTCGCCAGGCTCAAAGCCGGGATCGCCACCGGCTCGCTCACACTGAATGCCGCTCGTTCACTGGCGCATCTTGTGGACGGTAAACTGTTTCTGGTGTCGCCAGGTATTTTTAAGCAGTACCATAAAGAAACCTGCGGCGATGCGGGCGATAAATGGACACAGACGCAAAAAGACTTTCAGAAACTCAAACTTCACCTGCGCGGCGAGGACGGTATCAATATCTGGAACTGTACTGTCAAAGGTCCGAGAAGCACGAGAACTCTCCGGGGATACCTGCTGGGCGACACCGCGACAAAAGAACTTACGGAGTCCGCACTGATCGCAGATAATCCGTTTCTTCGTCTGGAAATTACTCTCTTTCAGAAGACGTCTGGAATTTGA
- a CDS encoding Imm52 family immunity protein, with protein sequence MIRISANAYYEDTQTPSVELCLDELFYISELIDVLLGTKKKWYEKGYSRKQALDHIVFNHKKAEPRVIERWRSQVKKNHPLIIEGVWDGEVDSKICSINYIKKHVDNIKKTNLDVSITCNETDISIDKVVALLTSLVCDKGRIYASINTNGYWNNECNVFPDRICVGWMIYIPAIILPELIPEAAKIVPIFDSEKQKGTIVVSTEEIFDGNNKDHIGKANDIEIRLLDLGLLPLMTEL encoded by the coding sequence ATGATAAGAATATCAGCCAATGCTTACTATGAAGATACTCAGACTCCTAGCGTTGAGTTATGTCTTGATGAGCTTTTTTATATTTCCGAGTTGATTGATGTGTTGTTAGGAACAAAGAAGAAGTGGTATGAGAAAGGATATTCAAGGAAGCAAGCACTTGATCATATAGTGTTTAATCATAAAAAAGCCGAGCCGCGTGTCATTGAAAGATGGCGCAGTCAAGTAAAAAAAAATCATCCGCTGATTATAGAAGGTGTCTGGGATGGAGAAGTTGACAGCAAAATATGCTCAATTAACTATATAAAAAAACATGTTGACAATATCAAAAAAACAAATTTGGATGTTAGCATTACCTGCAATGAAACAGACATAAGTATAGACAAAGTTGTTGCTTTATTAACATCTCTAGTTTGTGATAAGGGGCGAATATATGCATCCATAAATACGAATGGCTATTGGAATAATGAATGCAATGTTTTCCCTGATCGAATTTGCGTGGGGTGGATGATTTACATACCTGCAATAATATTACCAGAATTAATCCCAGAAGCCGCAAAAATAGTACCGATTTTCGATAGTGAGAAGCAAAAGGGAACTATTGTTGTTTCAACCGAAGAAATATTCGATGGAAACAACAAAGATCACATTGGCAAAGCTAATGACATCGAAATAAGGCTTCTGGATCTTGGGCTGCTACCTCTGATGACGGAGCTTTAA